The Geothrix sp. genome window below encodes:
- the thrS gene encoding threonine--tRNA ligase, with product MGIEVRLPDDSLRQLAEGATGADLAGGIGARLLEAALAVKVDGRLADLKTPLVDGAKVEIVTSKAPESLELIRHSTAHLLAHAVKRLYPNARVGIGPVIEDGFYYDFWMDKPFTPEDLPVIEAEMRKIVAEGVEVVREDLGRDAAVARFQAMGEPLKVEIVSSIPASDIISGYRQGDFYDLCRGPHVPNTAKLKAFKLLSIAGAYWKGDEKNPMLSRIYGTAFHTQKELDEHLKRLEEAKARDHRKLGKELGLYSFHPEAPASPFFHPKGTQVYNELVTYMRELYFKYGYSEVITPQVLDVALWKTSGHYENYAENMYFTTAEEREYALKPMNCPGHCIMFGSQKHSYRDLPIRYADFGRLHRYERSGVTHGLTRVRTFCQDDAHIYCTPEQIKTEMAAFLALLKEVYDTFGFDGMRVALSTRPEKRLGSDEIWDAAERALGEALDEAGMPYTLNPGEGAFYGPKIEFQILDALKRPWQLGTLQVDYMLPERFDLKYTQADGAEGRPIMLHRAILGSLERFMGILVEHTAGAFPAWLAPVQVAILPITDRANAFSTEAAARAKALGIRAELDSRNESLKAKIREAQLAKVPYMLVIGDREAEAGTVSVRHRHRGDLGVQPLDAFLEALALEVRDRQR from the coding sequence ATGGGCATCGAGGTCCGCCTTCCAGACGACTCTCTCCGGCAGTTGGCCGAGGGCGCCACTGGAGCCGATCTGGCAGGTGGCATCGGAGCGCGCCTCTTGGAGGCGGCCTTGGCCGTCAAGGTGGATGGGCGCCTGGCGGATCTGAAGACCCCCCTGGTGGATGGGGCCAAGGTCGAGATCGTGACCAGCAAGGCCCCCGAAAGCCTGGAGCTGATCCGCCATTCCACGGCCCACCTGCTGGCCCACGCCGTGAAGCGCCTCTATCCGAATGCGCGGGTGGGCATCGGCCCGGTCATCGAAGATGGCTTCTATTATGACTTCTGGATGGACAAGCCCTTCACGCCCGAGGACCTGCCAGTCATCGAGGCCGAGATGCGGAAGATCGTGGCCGAGGGCGTCGAAGTGGTTCGTGAGGACCTCGGCCGGGACGCCGCCGTGGCGCGGTTCCAGGCCATGGGCGAGCCCCTCAAGGTGGAAATCGTCTCCAGCATTCCGGCCAGCGACATCATCAGCGGCTACCGCCAGGGCGACTTCTACGACCTCTGCCGGGGACCCCATGTACCCAACACGGCGAAGCTGAAGGCCTTCAAGCTGCTCAGCATCGCCGGAGCCTACTGGAAGGGCGACGAGAAGAATCCGATGCTCAGCCGCATCTACGGTACCGCCTTCCATACTCAGAAGGAGCTCGACGAGCACCTGAAGCGGCTGGAGGAGGCCAAGGCGCGCGACCACCGGAAGCTGGGCAAAGAACTGGGTCTCTACTCCTTCCACCCGGAGGCGCCGGCCTCGCCCTTCTTCCATCCCAAGGGCACCCAGGTCTACAACGAGCTGGTGACCTACATGCGCGAGCTGTACTTCAAATACGGCTATAGCGAGGTGATCACACCGCAGGTGCTGGATGTGGCCCTCTGGAAGACCAGCGGCCATTACGAGAATTACGCCGAGAACATGTACTTCACCACCGCCGAGGAGCGGGAGTACGCGTTGAAGCCCATGAACTGCCCGGGCCACTGCATCATGTTCGGCAGCCAAAAACACAGCTACCGCGACCTGCCCATCCGCTACGCGGACTTCGGCCGCCTGCACCGCTATGAGCGCAGCGGCGTCACCCACGGCCTGACCCGGGTGCGCACCTTCTGCCAGGACGACGCCCACATCTACTGCACGCCCGAGCAGATCAAGACCGAAATGGCTGCCTTCCTGGCGCTGCTGAAGGAGGTCTATGACACCTTCGGCTTCGACGGGATGCGCGTGGCTCTGAGCACCCGGCCCGAGAAGCGCCTGGGCTCCGACGAGATCTGGGACGCCGCTGAACGGGCCCTGGGCGAGGCCCTGGACGAGGCCGGGATGCCCTACACCCTGAATCCGGGCGAGGGCGCCTTCTACGGACCCAAGATCGAGTTCCAGATCCTGGATGCCCTCAAGCGGCCCTGGCAGCTGGGCACCCTGCAGGTGGACTACATGCTCCCGGAGCGCTTCGACCTGAAGTACACCCAGGCGGACGGCGCCGAGGGTCGCCCCATCATGCTGCATCGCGCCATCCTGGGCAGCCTCGAGCGCTTCATGGGGATCCTCGTGGAGCACACCGCCGGCGCCTTCCCCGCCTGGCTGGCGCCGGTGCAGGTGGCGATCCTGCCCATCACGGACCGGGCCAATGCCTTCTCCACGGAAGCCGCGGCCCGGGCGAAGGCCCTGGGAATCCGGGCAGAGCTGGATTCCCGCAACGAGAGCCTGAAGGCCAAGATCCGCGAGGCCCAGCTGGCCAAGGTCCCCTACATGCTGGTGATCGGGGACCGCGAGGCCGAGGCGGGCACGGTTTCCGTGCGCCACCGCCACCGGGGCGACCTGGGCGTGCAGCCCCTGGACGCTTTCCTGGAGGCCCTTGCCCTCGAGGTGCGGGACCGCCAACGCTGA
- the infC gene encoding translation initiation factor IF-3, with amino-acid sequence MNDGIRAQEVRVISEDGEQLGVMPPHQAIRIAEERGLDLVEVAGNAQPPVCRIMDYGKYKFMEAKREHAARAKQKNIVVKEVKFRPKTDDHDFDFKVKHILRFLEEEDKVKVVVMFRGREVVHRDIGYRIIEEVIQRVGDKAIVEKGAGIDGRDMHAILAPRIIEAPKPPKKPKPASPETPATEAQIQ; translated from the coding sequence ATCAACGACGGCATCCGGGCCCAAGAGGTCCGCGTCATCTCCGAAGATGGCGAACAGCTTGGCGTGATGCCTCCCCACCAGGCCATCCGGATTGCAGAAGAGCGCGGTCTTGATCTGGTGGAAGTCGCCGGAAACGCACAGCCGCCTGTTTGCCGAATCATGGACTACGGCAAGTACAAGTTCATGGAAGCCAAGCGGGAACACGCAGCCCGGGCGAAACAGAAGAACATCGTGGTCAAGGAAGTGAAGTTCCGCCCCAAGACCGATGACCACGACTTCGACTTCAAGGTGAAGCACATCCTGCGGTTCCTGGAGGAAGAAGACAAAGTCAAGGTGGTGGTCATGTTCCGCGGACGCGAAGTGGTCCATCGCGACATCGGCTACCGGATCATCGAAGAAGTCATTCAACGGGTCGGCGACAAGGCCATCGTCGAAAAGGGCGCCGGCATTGATGGCCGCGACATGCACGCCATCCTCGCCCCCCGGATCATCGAGGCGCCCAAACCGCCGAAGAAGCCCAAGCCAGCCAGTCCCGAAACCCCCGCAACCGAAGCCCAGATCCAGTGA
- the rpmI gene encoding 50S ribosomal protein L35 has protein sequence MSGYKIKTHKGAQKRFKKTAGGKFKRGCSHQRHILTKKTAKRKRQLDMGRMVSKADTKAVAAMLPYA, from the coding sequence ATGAGCGGTTACAAGATCAAGACCCACAAGGGCGCCCAGAAGCGGTTCAAGAAGACCGCCGGCGGCAAGTTCAAGCGCGGCTGCTCGCACCAGCGCCACATCCTGACCAAGAAGACAGCCAAGCGGAAGCGCCAGCTGGACATGGGCCGGATGGTCTCCAAGGCCGATACCAAGGCCGTGGCCGCGATGCTGCCCTACGCCTGA
- the rplT gene encoding 50S ribosomal protein L20 encodes MTRVKRGFKRAQRRKRMMKFAKGFYGAKSRLYRSAKEAVEKALGYAYRDRKVKKRDFRRLWVVRISAACGQNGTSYSKFMGGLKKASVDLDRKILADLAVRNPEAFTKLVAVAKG; translated from the coding sequence ATGACTCGCGTCAAACGAGGTTTTAAGCGCGCCCAGCGCCGCAAGCGCATGATGAAGTTCGCCAAGGGCTTCTACGGCGCCAAGTCCCGCCTGTACCGGTCCGCCAAGGAAGCCGTCGAGAAGGCCCTCGGCTATGCCTACCGCGACCGCAAGGTCAAGAAGCGCGACTTCCGCCGCCTCTGGGTGGTGCGCATCAGCGCCGCCTGCGGACAGAACGGCACCAGCTACTCCAAGTTCATGGGCGGCCTGAAGAAGGCTTCCGTGGACCTGGACCGGAAGATCCTCGCGGATCTCGCCGTGCGCAATCCCGAAGCGTTTACCAAGCTCGTGGCCGTGGCCAAGGGCTGA
- the pheS gene encoding phenylalanine--tRNA ligase subunit alpha, whose amino-acid sequence MEHLLPAEIIEAGRAFPEALAACGDLDALLRLKGEYVGRDGSHAARLMELLKAAPKEQKRDLGAVINGLKQQWEEGLKARQTELEAAKKQLNALADRWDPSLPPPVPARGALHPLNRLMDRLVEVFRPLGFHVEEGPEVETEAHNFDGLNIPEDHPAKASSDTFYLAAHPELLLRTHTSPVQVRTLLRVAPQLAASGGIRFLAPGRVYRKDEIDPTHSPMFHQVEGMLVGRGIGMQHLKGTLEYALRALFGPHTEIRLRPSYFPFVEPGCEVDVSCPLCDAKGCRVCKGSGWVEILGAGLIHPNVLRYAGIDPAEWSGWAFGMGVERMAMMLSQTPDLRLFFENDQRFLNTMGGLD is encoded by the coding sequence ATGGAGCATCTGCTGCCAGCGGAGATCATCGAGGCGGGCCGGGCCTTTCCGGAGGCGCTGGCCGCCTGTGGCGACCTGGACGCGCTGTTGCGCCTCAAGGGCGAGTATGTGGGGCGCGACGGCAGCCATGCCGCGCGGCTGATGGAGCTGCTCAAGGCGGCGCCGAAGGAGCAGAAACGCGACCTGGGCGCCGTGATCAACGGCCTCAAGCAGCAGTGGGAGGAGGGCCTCAAAGCCCGCCAGACCGAGCTGGAGGCGGCGAAGAAGCAGCTGAACGCGCTGGCTGATCGCTGGGATCCTTCACTGCCGCCGCCGGTCCCGGCCCGTGGCGCGCTTCATCCCCTGAACCGGCTCATGGACCGCCTGGTGGAGGTCTTCCGGCCCCTCGGCTTCCATGTGGAGGAAGGCCCCGAGGTCGAGACGGAAGCCCACAACTTCGACGGCCTGAACATCCCGGAGGACCACCCGGCGAAGGCTTCCTCGGACACCTTCTATCTGGCGGCCCATCCGGAGCTGCTGCTTCGCACGCACACCAGCCCTGTGCAGGTCCGCACCCTGCTCCGCGTGGCGCCGCAGCTCGCGGCGAGCGGCGGCATCCGCTTTCTCGCACCGGGCCGCGTCTACCGAAAAGACGAGATCGATCCCACCCACAGCCCCATGTTCCACCAAGTGGAGGGCATGCTCGTGGGCCGCGGCATCGGCATGCAGCACCTCAAAGGCACGCTGGAATATGCGCTGCGGGCGCTGTTCGGCCCGCACACGGAGATCCGCCTGCGGCCCTCGTACTTCCCCTTCGTGGAGCCGGGCTGCGAGGTGGATGTGAGCTGCCCGCTGTGTGACGCCAAGGGCTGCCGCGTGTGCAAAGGCTCCGGCTGGGTGGAGATCCTGGGCGCGGGTCTCATCCATCCGAATGTGCTCCGCTACGCGGGCATCGATCCGGCGGAATGGTCCGGATGGGCCTTCGGCATGGGCGTGGAGCGCATGGCCATGATGCTGAGCCAGACTCCCGATCTGCGCTTGTTCTTCGAGAACGACCAGCGCTTCCTCAACACCATGGGAGGGCTCGACTGA
- a CDS encoding phenylalanine--tRNA ligase subunit beta yields the protein MWIDRKALAAEIPAAAALETRQLCELLASLGFPVDGVAVREGSEVLDVDITANRGDAMSHRGMAREVAAKLQQPLAPLAPPSVTEGAPRIQVRLESPACPLYATALLSLGEGATPPETQAFLRALEALPKHLPAVDASNDLLHRYGHPTHAFDADRIRGAVSIRQAKAGETLVTLDGVARTLAAGDLVIADEAGPIALAGVMGGEGTKVTESTRRVLLESAWFDPKSVKATARRHSLHTDASHRFGRGADPAMAAVARDLLVHRLQSWAGATLESAWTVGGLPPAPAPVSVPEALLTRVAGEARPLAEGVEALRRLGCTVETQPGTLVVQPPSWRHDLAIPEDLAEEVLRLRGYEHIPSVLPPLEGPPLPLAAEYLQRQAVARRLAHLGFHQTVTYGFISLDADAAFAVAGNPAEGRTLVNPLGQEYSVMRGTLLSSLRSAAEQNLRQGAREIRLFELAPTYTSGPQGPAEQFTLGLIWGGTLGGEDYLSPARPVREADLSGMARDLGLARLPEIRALGEGLFGFELPVADLPQAGARIIPTFRAFSRFPSVERDLSLLVDLGQSHETLTVAMRAVLPAGILQDLRCVDVFRHKSLPEGRQAWLMRLRFQADRTLVGDEVDGWVASALAAAEALGAKLRA from the coding sequence ATGTGGATCGACCGCAAGGCCCTCGCCGCCGAAATCCCCGCCGCCGCTGCCTTGGAGACCCGCCAGCTCTGTGAGCTGCTCGCCTCCCTCGGTTTTCCCGTGGATGGCGTGGCCGTCCGTGAAGGGTCGGAGGTGCTGGATGTGGACATCACCGCCAACCGCGGCGACGCCATGTCCCACCGCGGCATGGCCCGGGAAGTGGCCGCCAAGCTGCAGCAGCCTCTCGCACCCCTGGCCCCTCCGTCGGTGACCGAAGGCGCGCCCAGGATTCAGGTGCGCCTGGAGAGCCCCGCCTGCCCCCTCTATGCCACGGCCCTGCTCAGCCTGGGCGAAGGGGCCACGCCGCCGGAGACCCAGGCCTTCCTGCGGGCCCTGGAAGCTTTGCCGAAGCACCTGCCCGCCGTGGATGCCTCCAACGATCTGCTGCACCGATACGGTCATCCCACCCACGCCTTCGACGCGGACCGCATCCGCGGTGCGGTGTCGATCCGCCAGGCGAAGGCCGGGGAAACCCTGGTGACGCTGGATGGCGTTGCCCGGACGCTGGCTGCCGGGGACCTCGTCATCGCCGATGAGGCTGGCCCCATCGCCCTTGCGGGCGTCATGGGCGGCGAGGGCACGAAGGTGACGGAATCCACCCGCCGCGTGCTGCTGGAAAGCGCCTGGTTCGATCCGAAGTCCGTGAAGGCCACGGCTCGCCGCCACAGCCTGCACACGGACGCATCCCATCGCTTCGGCCGCGGCGCCGACCCCGCCATGGCCGCCGTGGCGCGGGACCTGCTGGTGCATCGGCTGCAGTCCTGGGCCGGCGCCACACTGGAAAGCGCCTGGACCGTGGGCGGCCTGCCTCCGGCTCCGGCGCCCGTCTCGGTGCCCGAGGCGCTGCTGACGCGGGTCGCCGGCGAGGCCCGGCCCCTGGCCGAGGGGGTCGAGGCCCTGCGCCGGCTGGGCTGCACCGTGGAGACCCAGCCGGGCACGCTGGTCGTCCAACCGCCCTCCTGGCGCCATGACCTGGCGATTCCGGAAGACCTGGCCGAGGAGGTGCTGCGGCTCCGGGGTTACGAGCACATCCCCTCGGTCCTCCCGCCCCTGGAAGGTCCGCCTCTGCCCCTCGCTGCAGAGTACCTGCAGCGCCAGGCCGTGGCCCGCCGGCTGGCCCACCTGGGCTTCCACCAGACCGTGACCTACGGGTTCATCAGCCTCGATGCGGACGCCGCCTTCGCCGTGGCGGGGAATCCCGCCGAGGGCCGCACCCTGGTCAATCCGCTGGGCCAGGAGTACTCAGTGATGCGCGGCACCCTGCTGTCGAGCTTGCGGTCCGCTGCCGAGCAGAACCTCCGCCAGGGAGCCCGAGAGATCCGGCTCTTCGAGCTGGCGCCCACCTACACCAGCGGCCCGCAGGGTCCGGCCGAGCAGTTCACGCTGGGCCTGATCTGGGGCGGCACCCTGGGGGGGGAGGACTACCTGAGCCCCGCCCGTCCCGTGCGGGAGGCCGACCTGTCGGGCATGGCCCGGGATCTCGGCCTGGCCCGCCTGCCGGAGATCCGCGCCCTGGGCGAGGGCCTGTTCGGGTTCGAGCTTCCGGTGGCGGACCTGCCACAGGCGGGGGCCCGGATCATCCCGACCTTCCGCGCCTTCAGCCGCTTCCCCTCGGTGGAGCGCGACCTGTCCCTGCTGGTGGACCTCGGTCAGTCCCACGAAACCCTGACAGTGGCCATGCGGGCGGTGCTGCCGGCGGGCATCCTCCAGGACCTGCGCTGCGTGGATGTGTTCCGCCACAAGAGCCTGCCGGAGGGACGCCAGGCCTGGCTCATGCGCCTGCGCTTTCAGGCCGATCGCACTCTGGTGGGCGACGAGGTGGACGGCTGGGTGGCCTCGGCGTTGGCCGCGGCCGAAGCCCTCGGGGCGAAGCTCCGGGCGTAA
- the zapA gene encoding cell division protein ZapA, which translates to MRSLPPLPGVRAATVAVLGRELQVQTDHPESLAAAVRVLEETFRDMDSQCQVRWGSVPKGLDTPSWYLLGALNLAHRVARLEQEANQHTQNLEQTLSKLLNDVPDEPSAPVPFLDEDGD; encoded by the coding sequence ATGAGATCCCTGCCGCCCCTTCCTGGGGTCCGGGCGGCCACGGTGGCGGTCCTGGGGCGGGAGCTCCAGGTCCAGACGGACCACCCCGAGTCCTTGGCCGCGGCGGTCCGGGTCCTCGAGGAGACCTTCCGCGACATGGACTCGCAATGCCAGGTAAGATGGGGAAGCGTCCCGAAGGGCCTCGACACCCCGTCGTGGTACCTCCTGGGCGCCCTGAACCTGGCGCACCGCGTGGCGCGCCTGGAGCAGGAAGCCAACCAGCACACCCAAAACCTGGAACAGACCCTTTCGAAGCTGTTGAACGATGTTCCGGACGAACCTTCCGCCCCCGTGCCTTTCCTCGACGAGGACGGAGACTGA
- the rny gene encoding ribonuclease Y yields MTLIDWIFLCLAIASGGVALLMAIKAQKATLESSQAQAKAEADTKSQREKLLEEAKAEAQRLRKAGEQEAEALRKESELKVKEQALQARQEAEKLLAERQKNLEKQEQRLQLKEEGLQTKEEGLDKKLHQVEQKTKDMDALTERRKAELEKLEAQQAEVRQLVEAQAKRLEEVAGLTREDAKKELIGQLEYSAKMDAAKLVRRIDEEAQEEAAKKARWTIGAAIQRVASDVVAEQAVSSVQLPSDDLKGRIIGREGRNIRALEKATGCDLIVDDTPESIVVSSFDPIRREVARQAILKLLADGRIHPARIEEVVEKVKVDMDQHLKEIGEAACIELGFPDVHPKLHKLVGRLNYRTSYGQNVLEHTKEVARIAEYMAGEMGADARLCRRAGLFHDIGKAIDREVEGTHIEIGMQLMQRYGEKDEVIHAMSCHHGDFEPRTVEAMLITAADALSAARPGARREMLETYVKRLEKLEEIAGSYKGVQKSYAMQAGREIRILVDAGSVNDDQAYWIAKDVSRRIESEMQYPGQIKVTVMRELRAVEIAR; encoded by the coding sequence ATGACCTTGATCGATTGGATTTTTCTCTGCCTCGCCATCGCCTCCGGCGGGGTGGCGTTGCTGATGGCCATCAAGGCCCAAAAGGCCACCCTGGAGAGCTCCCAGGCCCAGGCCAAGGCCGAGGCCGACACCAAGTCCCAGCGGGAGAAGCTGCTGGAGGAGGCCAAGGCGGAAGCCCAGCGCCTCCGTAAGGCCGGAGAGCAGGAGGCGGAAGCCCTCCGCAAGGAATCCGAACTCAAGGTGAAGGAACAGGCCCTCCAGGCCCGTCAGGAAGCCGAGAAGCTGCTGGCCGAGCGCCAGAAGAACCTGGAGAAGCAGGAACAGCGGCTCCAGCTGAAGGAGGAAGGCCTGCAGACCAAGGAGGAGGGACTCGACAAGAAGCTCCACCAGGTCGAGCAGAAGACCAAGGACATGGATGCCCTCACCGAGCGCCGCAAGGCCGAGCTGGAAAAGCTCGAGGCCCAGCAGGCGGAAGTCCGGCAGCTGGTGGAAGCTCAGGCCAAGCGCCTGGAGGAAGTCGCCGGCCTCACCCGCGAGGACGCGAAGAAGGAGCTGATCGGACAGCTCGAGTATTCCGCGAAGATGGACGCGGCGAAGCTGGTACGGCGCATCGACGAGGAAGCCCAGGAGGAGGCGGCCAAGAAGGCCCGGTGGACCATTGGCGCCGCCATCCAGCGGGTGGCCTCGGATGTGGTGGCCGAGCAGGCCGTGAGTTCCGTCCAGCTGCCCAGCGACGATCTGAAGGGCCGCATCATCGGTCGGGAAGGCCGCAACATCCGGGCCCTGGAAAAGGCCACGGGCTGCGACCTCATCGTGGATGACACGCCGGAGAGCATCGTCGTGTCGAGCTTCGATCCCATCCGCCGCGAGGTCGCCCGCCAGGCCATCCTCAAGCTCCTGGCCGACGGCCGCATCCACCCCGCCCGCATCGAGGAGGTGGTGGAGAAGGTCAAGGTGGACATGGATCAGCACCTCAAGGAGATCGGCGAGGCCGCCTGCATCGAGCTGGGCTTCCCCGATGTCCATCCCAAGCTGCACAAGCTGGTGGGCCGTCTGAACTACCGCACCTCGTACGGCCAGAATGTGCTGGAGCACACCAAAGAAGTGGCCCGCATCGCCGAGTACATGGCCGGCGAGATGGGCGCCGATGCGCGGCTCTGCCGCCGGGCGGGGCTCTTCCATGACATCGGCAAGGCCATCGACCGCGAGGTGGAAGGTACCCACATCGAGATCGGCATGCAGCTCATGCAGCGCTATGGGGAGAAGGACGAGGTCATCCACGCCATGAGCTGCCACCACGGGGATTTCGAACCCCGCACGGTGGAGGCCATGCTCATCACGGCCGCGGACGCCCTCTCCGCCGCCCGTCCCGGGGCCCGGCGCGAGATGCTGGAGACCTATGTCAAGCGCCTTGAGAAGCTCGAGGAGATCGCTGGGAGCTACAAGGGCGTGCAGAAGAGCTACGCCATGCAGGCGGGCCGCGAGATCCGCATCCTGGTGGACGCCGGTTCCGTCAACGACGACCAGGCCTACTGGATCGCCAAGGATGTCTCCCGGCGCATCGAATCCGAGATGCAGTACCCCGGCCAGATCAAGGTCACGGTCATGCGAGAACTGCGCGCGGTCGAGATCGCCCGCTAA